Proteins encoded within one genomic window of Hermetia illucens chromosome 2, iHerIll2.2.curated.20191125, whole genome shotgun sequence:
- the LOC119649687 gene encoding phospholipase A1 1, producing MHFVIGNGNSLTFEQIQAHNLKALGGSIKEGYSQFCDSDIDQGILSFHGGGDPQDCSVELISHSTNVTLPLRDIHKVFKRDLDFAKKTIIFINGFFSTERNLIQNIRNIAKCSNLHDVLILNFARSLQMLYNTAMHNIPVFAYAVLRILDTLVQNKLSKHQIVLVGHSQGAHIASAAAKLFHQQHAWRLPLVIALDPAIPCDPKRQYVNREVAEQVLVIHTDHKQFGLKDAMGTIDYYPNGVDKQQPGCKDPTCSHEKAVQIFAESVCNPGSFMAVRCKDWDAFQKNMCYRGGVVPIGLRIPPGTKGKYYSMTKREAPFGLGFSGISPNKVKSWWNHDI from the exons ATGCATTTCGTAATTGGCAATGGGAACTCATTGACATTCGAGCAGATCCAGGCCCATAATTTAAAGGCTCTTGGTGGATCGATCAAAGAGGGTTATTCTCAGTTTT GTGATTCCGACATCGACCAAGGAATTCTTTCTTTCCACGGGGGCGGCGACCCGCAAGATTGCTCGGTGGAGCTCATCAGCCATTCAACCAATGTGACTTTGCCGCTTCGAGATATTCACAAAGTATTCAAAAGGGACTTAGATTTCGCGAAGAAAACTATAATTTTCATAAACGGCTTTTTCTCTACCGAACGGAATTTGATCCAAAATATAAGAAACATCGCCAAATGTTCCAATTTGCACGATGTCCTGATCCTGAATTTTGCACGCTCACTGCAAATGCTATACAACACGGCCATGCACAACATCCCCGTGTTCGCCTACGCCGTTCTCAGAATCCTTGACACTTTAGTCCAGAATAAACTGTCCAAACATCAAATAGTTCTTGTTGGGCACTCGCAAGGAGCCCACATTGCATCAGCAGCGGCCAAGCTCTTCCATCAACAACACGCGTGGAGACTTCCTCTTGTAATTGCTCTAGATCCTGCCATTCCATGTGACCCGAAACGTCAATATGTAAATCGTGAGGTGGCGGAACAGGTCTTAGTAATTCACACTGACCACAAACAGTTCGGATTGAAGGATGCAATGGGAACAATTGATTACTACCCGAATGGTGTTGACAAACAGCAGCCAGGATGCAAGGATCCAACTTGTTCGCATGAGAAAGCCGTGCAAATATTTGCGGAGTCAGTTTGTAATCCTGGGAGTTTTATGGCTGTACGTTGCAAGGATTGGGACGCATTTCAAAAGAACATGTGTTACAGAGGAGGAGTAGTACCAATTGGGTTGAGAATTCCTCCCGGGACGAAGGGAAAATATTACAGCATGACGAAGAGAGAAGCTCCGTTTGGTCTGGGATTTTCAGGAATTTCACCGAATAAAGTAAAGAGTTG GTGGAATCACGATATATAA